ACGACTATAACTTAAAACGAAAAATATGTAAGttacaaaattaaaaatgtaATTTATTTGGAAATTAAAATATGCGGTATCATTTGTGAAACTATTTTTAAATACTTATATGGAAACATTTTCACCATTTATACTTGTTCGCTTTACAAATTAATAATCTAATTTCGTAATTAACTTGATAATGTGGCTTAACTAattaaacattttttaaaattatgtatCGAATACTTGATCAACCGAACAAGTACTTAATAGTTAATTAATGATACACATCATCTATTTATTGTCTTCACATGGacaatttaatttgattaaagGTTCAAATAATTAGTCAATAACTGATTaatggaaatttaattttattacaaGGTTGTGGAGGTTAATTTGATCGATGCACAGATAAACTTTATTAGTGGAATAATAGAAtccaaattttatatattataaaaccctgaaataaaaataaacagaaTTAAAATTCAAGCTCTCCTTAATTGTGAGGTTAAAACGCGTATTTTCTATATTTCTAAGGCAAGATTTTTGCGCATAAAAGTGAGCATGAAAATCTGATCCATGTGATTGAATAATATTTCatttcaattataaaatttggAAGAAATCAAACTACTTAaacttaatttttaaaaaaaataaagaatacaCAAATCTTTTCGTTCGTGAGTAGTGCTTATTGTTCACGTAGTATAAAGTTACCAAACATAAAAAGCCAAAACTTTTTGGGGATGACATCATCACACCTAATGCACACATGTGTATGTGCGTGTATATTTATAGTGATGGCTGGGTGATCGTCCATCTATTCCATAATTCTAGTATAATGCTAAATATTACATTAATTATATTGTAAGATTTTATATTGAATttattatgatattttgatGCATGAATcgaaattttgtattgaattttttgtttattgaattttttgtgtaAGAATTGTTATACAAATACTTTTGTACATGTAACACGATTCTGATTTCTAATGATGTTAATTTatacatttttatatatttttacttgtttaagaATTTATTTCACCATCCATATTTAATTTATCGAGTATTATTTGTATGTATACTATTTCATACTCTCTCGTCctacttatttagacttgtgtGTGcttcataaatatttgaaaaagtgtTTTGCAatgcaaattttttataaaataatttcttATTTTGCCTTTATTTAAtgaagattttaaaaaaaaattaaaatttttactaGTTAACGATATTGATTTAACAGGGGTAAATTGGTAAAGTGTTGGAAATAAAACACTAAATATAGAAACTAGACTATATAATTGAGATGAATGAAAAATGAAATACGACCTAAACAAGTGAGATGGAGGGGAGGGGGTACACGTTGATAATCTCATACTAATTATCTTGGATGATCTCATAAATATGTAGCATATacgtaaaaaaatcatattaaattaaaatgtaTTTTTTATGATGAAGAACGCGGAGCGGCCAATGTCATTCGGGTACACAACCCACCGATCCAATAGTCTACAAACCACACACGCTAGATAAACTTTCATAAAACTACAACCATATTATATGCTCATGAAGTATTAGAGAAGTTGTTAATTATCTGAAAattcattaatatatatacatacatacatacatgaaTGGATTGTTCAGATTTGTTAATTTACAACTGTATTAGGGTATTGTTTgcaaatgttttaaaaaaaacggtgatcataagcTAATTTCTTTATAGAATTTGAACATTTTGTAACAAAAAATTCACAATAATATATAacttttttttaagcatttgcAAACGTTACCTAATTCTCCGACTCTGCCGCTTTTTACACACACCCACGTGGGTGTGTGTGTTGTGCGGTAGGGCAGATACGAGAGGAGATAAATGGGAAGCTAGCGACGGAGAAAGCTTTGGTTGCTGCAGGACCACCTCTCCTTTACaagacaaaaattaaaaaaaaaaaggttgtgTATACGAATTCAACTTCTAAAGAGGTCCACGCACGTGACTTGCGCGTGGTCTCTCTACCACTATTCTCTCTATAGGCCCCCCTAGGAGAGATTCTCTTTAATATATACGTACATATTTGTTTtcgaaatttaatttatattagtttatttaattacaccgtaagaaaatatatatatttgtatatacatacatacatgtcACCTAAAAGTGCATTTAGGAAAGCTAAAACTGGCTGGTTTTAATTTGGACTCCGTCTAATTaaactcattaatcatttgtAGTTAAATGTTGAGCCAACACCGAACCCACCCTAATCCGTACCttaattattggattttaatgTTGAACATGCATGGTTTGAAGGCGCACGCTTGCTTGCTCGCTTGAAGCTTAATTTATGCTTTAATTAAACAAAAGAGAAATACTTTTTTTTGTccatattttggttttggtccattaaattTTCTGATTTGGGTTTTAGTACGCTAACTTTTCATTTTCTGTGATTTTTGGTCCAgctgcatacgtgtcagcttTTGATTAGTCCAtgtcatcattttggaccaatcagaaaATGAACCAATCAGAAgatgacacgtatgcagttggaccaaaaataacagaaaatgaaaaattagtgtatcaaaacccacatcgaaaaaattaatgcaccaaaaccaaaacatggacaagttaatggaccaaaaaaattatttttccttaAACAAATACTCTTGCTTGATCAATATATCATCATGAACATCATCATATTAGAAAGAAAAATACGGTCGAACATACGATCTCGAACGCCATATTTCAGCGtttatattggcattttgaACACAAAAAATCGTAGAAAttaaatcaataaataaaaattagaaaGAAAGAAGGAAATTATATGGTCCCAAATAAGAAGATgagaaaaccaaaaaaaaaaaaaagaaaaaaaaagaaaaaggagaAAAGATTGGTGGATGGCTTTAATAGAATGGTTTTAATTAGAATTAGTTGGGGTACAAGGACCACTCATCCATCATGCCCCTCACAGGCCCTATTACAGGGAACATTTTGCAAAACACAATAATATTGAGGCATCTAATTCCCATTATTATAAActcatatattattaatatttatttatttatttatcttctTCTTCTGATCTCTCTGGCACCTTAATTATAATCTTTTTCTTTACTGTTGTATTGAATTTTTGATCAGATAATTTGCCCCACAACTCCACCAGTTTCACAGTACCCATATCTGAAAAAGCCTGCTGCGTCTATAGTTTAGCTTCACTTCTGgggattcgtatcaaagaaacTTGTGTTCAGCTACGCCTATCATGCATGATAACGCTTTTTTACCTGAAATTTTGACCTCATGAATATGTAGTTTGTCTCTAGCATGattcttgtgtgtgtgtgtgtttttttaaataaatgagaGTTTAGTTTCATGTGAAAATTAATAAGTGGGGGATGGTAAAAGGAATATAAAGATCTTGGAGGGTTTAAATAATTGAAGGAGTGGATCCTTTAGggttaatttattaattatatttagtACACTTGTgggaagtctattttgtatgtattatgtatgtatgtatgtatattgtCCCACTATTTTCTTTTAAGAGAGAGGGGCAAAAGAAATCATATGAGATGAAGAATTAATGTAAGCATGAGTTCTTTTTTCGCTTCTGTAATGTTAACAATTTTTCTCTTCTTTCTGTTTGGTTAATTTCTTCCAAAGCTTTGGCCCATTTGCTTTGTTTTTGGCTTCTCACCCACCATTATCTATATATTTTTCTCTCTTCTTTAAAGTTGTTTTGTTATTGTTACACCACCCATGATTCTCCCCACCACCACCATATATGGTTACCCTAAACATATGAACATAGTATGCTCTTCCATTTATGGAAATCTTACTGTTTCCAAACACAAGCTTTCTTGATCGATCTTTTGGTTTAGGCTCTTGTTTATTGATTAACGGGTTGGATCTTGGTTGGTGTTTCAGATATATGATTCAAGTCAAGTTTTTTAAGGGACTGAGTCAAGATTTTTGAAGAAGCTAAAAGAAAGAAATTAAGCAAGATCATCACCAAGATctgcatatatatatagtgaTATAGCTTTTGTATGGCTGGTTCGTCAACTGGATATTGCtattctgattcatcttcaaGTGGGAACCCAAATATGCAGACTCCTCATTTGATCAACCAGTCGCAGGCTTTTGAGCCCAACTCAGAGATCTATAATTTAACTGCAGGAATGGAGATGATAGGGTTTCCTCCCAAGAATCTGCACCAAGAAAATAGCAGCTCGGTTTTGTGGAGAGGGTCTTTCTTCAACAAGCCTGGAAACCATGCCGGTTCATCTTCTTCGAAAGTGATAAACGAGCCCAGTTCAAGTGAATTTTACCCGCATGATTTAGCTGCGATTTCGGACATGACAATGAATATTATTTCACCAGATTCTTTCCATCAAAACAGGTTGATGGTAGATGATTCCAATTTGAGATGTGTGTTTCCTTGTGAAGGTAATGAAAGGCCAAGCCAAGGTCTTTCACTTTCTTTGAGTTCATCTAATCCTTCCACTATTGGGCTTCAATCTTTTGAACTCAGACAACAAGATGATTTGAGATTTGGTCCGTCGAGTTCTAGGTCTATTAACGTTCAGAACCAGCCAAATTTGATGTCGGGGTTCTTCCATTTTGGGAATTCCAAGTTCTTGGGGCCGGCTCAGGAGCTTCTGAATGAGTTTTGTAATCTTGGGACAAAGCAAAATGatgaaaattcaaagaaaaagttTCAGAAAAATGGCGAGTGTCATGATGATGAAAGTGCCGTAAAAAACCAATCACTTTACTCTCTTGACCTTTTGGAGTTGCAGAAAAGAAAAGCCAAGTTGCTTCATATGCTGGAAGAGGTATATTTGTGTACATCTTTCTTTAAagatcaaatttttattttcatttttttttttttgcaatctTTGATTACTGATATTTAAAATCTGAACTAACAAAGTGAATGGGGGGACTCTCTTTCATTAATGCCCACATGGTGACAAATCCGGAGTTCCATTTAATTTTAGAACCATCTATTCTTGTTTCAGTTTCTCAGTCTTTATCTCTGCTGTAAATTAACCTTAAAATTCATGGAAAAGTTGCAACTTTGGCCTCTTTGCTATGATTTTGTTTTTACCCTTTTGACTGTTTTAGGTGGATAGAAGGTACAAGCACTACTGTGATCAGATGAAGGCTGTGGTATCATCTTTCGAATCAGTAGCGGGAAATGGCGCCGCAACAGTGTACTCGGCCTTAGCTTCGAGGGCTATGTCGAGGCATTTCAGATGCTTAAGAGATGGAATCGTGAGCCAAATTAAGGCCACAAAAAAGGCAATGGGAGACAAAGATACGACCGCTCCAGGAACAAGCAAAGGAGAAACACCAAGATTACGACTTATAGATCAATCCTTAAGGCAACATCGACAATTCCAACAAATGAGCATGATGGAAACTCATCCATGGAGACCTCAACGAGGCCTACCCGAAAGATCGGTCTCCGTTCTACGTGCTTGGCTGTTCGAGCACTTCCTTCACCCGTAATTTCACTACTCTTCCTCATAAACAAACTCATATACATGATCATGAATCGTATGTTTTATATATACGCAAGTAGTGTTCCATACAGATTCTCCAACGGAAAGAAAACATTCCACTTGCTGTTCTAGTATACTCAGGTTCTTGTTACAAATGATCACTAGTTTTGCAAACGTAAGCCGGTGCATATATGGTTTGTTAGTTTTCTATCCCCCACCATTTAAGAATATTCGATCAGTTCATTTTTGTGTTAGTGTACATTGGTAGCTCCGACGTCCATGTATTTCTTCTTTGTTTTTAGGGAATTTTCTTGGATCTTTCTGTTATATTTTGTGTGGATTTGATTCTGTTTCAACCTCCATAGGACCCCATCTCCCTCTCTCACTCTCATCCACTCAAGTTTTTTCATATCTTTTTTTCTCAAGAGAAACAAGTACAAACTCACATGACACGAAAATAAATGCCaattaatgattttaaaaaatatatatatccaaaTTTTATGATTGCTAGCTAGGCTgatttttttcttgaaattttgcagGTATCCAAGTGATGTCGATAAACATATTTTAGCCCGCCAAACAGgtctttcaagaagccaggcaagtcccttttttttttatttattaacttcatgtatttatttatgcAATGAAACTAACCGTATCTTCATTAAATAAAGCCCCAAGATTAAAGTATTATTCAATGAaggttattttatttcattatttttttgtcatttaactAGGACTTAATTAATAAAAACCTTATATTTCAAATAATCACGTACGAAGCGACAGGAAAGATGTAGCAACCACATTCTCCTCTATATACTAATTCGAtcaaaaaaatgataaaatattatatcattatacagaaaaatttcaaatttttatgaATTGCTACTAATTTGGtccatcttcaggtttcaaacTGGTTCATTAATGCAAGAGTGAGGCTATGGAAACCCATGGTGGAGGAAATGTACTTAGAAGAGCTGAAAGACGTCGGAGACGGCGTGGCGGGAGCTTTAGACATTGAAAACCTTGATGAAAACGAAAGCCTGCAGAATCAAAATCTTTCCATAAACGAAGATCAAAAGCCAACCCACGATCAGTTAATACGAATCGATTCCGACTGCCTATCTTCCATAATCAACAATCCGGAGAAGAACAACGGCAAAAAGAACAAAACCCTTCTCCAAAACCACCAACTAGTGCAAAACCAGCCCTTCGGTGGAGTTGTGGCGGACTCATATGGTGCCATGGAACTCAACTTCTCATCATCGTACGCACACCATGCAGCAACGGGCTCTTATGTCGAGAACGCCGCCACCGGCGTCCACGGCTATGCGGCGGCAGGCGGCGGAGTGTCGTTGACGTTGGGGTTGCAGCAGCATGGTGGGGTGAGTTTGTCGTTCTCTCCCACGTCTCAAAATTCGATCTTTTACCCTAGAGATCACATGGAAGATTGCCAAACGGTTCAGTATTCGCTTTTGGATAGCGAAAGCCAGCCGTTGCCATACAGGAATTTGATGGGGGCGCAGCTGCTGCATGATTTGGCTggatgatttttattatttttttttttcccagaaaattttttagaaaaaaagggatttttattatatatataaaaaagaatTCAAGAAAGTTTCTATTCTGTCGGCCAAGATATTTTGCCGGGAGTTTCAAAGGAAAAAAGGGTTCGGTGATTTGCAGTAGTAAAACCTATATATATTTTACATGTGGTATACATAAAATATTGGGATAGGTTAAATCATATTTATGTGCAATTTGGTGTTTTGTTATGAATGAAATTGATCTGCTTAAATTTCTTTGCACGTGAATCATGGATTTATAATACGTCCATTTTCattcatttaattaattgtgaAATACgttaaatattatatcatattgTATTTGTTACGTGCCATCTACCAtgttgaaaaaacaaatttttagcCACGAAATTTGTGGAAAATCATTTAATATAAGACTATCCATTCTTCTTTCAATTGCATTCTAATTCTTCATTTGGGGTTTGATAATTCAAAGTGAGTGATGGAAACATTTATGGTTCTACTTCTATTGtttccatttttctttttggAAGGATCTGAGTCATtaagagatttttttttatgacgtgGGAACCCGCAACCGTTACTTTTCGGTGCGCTATGGGTAAACCACCGGATTAACGCAATAGCCTACAAATtacgctagtcaggtaaaccacatGCACTAGGCAAACCCTGTGTGACAAActagtccaagaaggtgttggcagaaggaatcgaactcctgacctatggccaagagttcacctactccaccaatgatgaaataaaaatatattattttcattaataaatATCCACTACAACACAAAGAAAAATGTAAACACggtatttttgtaattaaataGTTATGAAAAGGTGAAAAGAACGAGGGAGGCATAACAATATATCAAAACCTCCTCGTAATATATTGTAGAAAatagaaattattattatttttaaataaaatataatcacCTGAATTTGCAAAGGATATTAGACCCTCGATTTAAGATGAGGACTTCTCATCTTTACAaatttcaaaagaaaaaaaaatcatgatatataATCTCATCATTGTGGTCCTCCTCTCCATTCTCTCCAAAAGAATTGTATTACTTTTCAATAGTCAACAAAgggatatatattttttgctaCTTTAAAAATTTCCAAGGAGATATGAATGACTTCCCCCTTTCTTAATTTATCCTACAAAACGTTGTATGAAAAGTTTATGAAAACAGTTGCGGACGCTAGCTAGCTAGGACCATTTtcgattatttaaaaattatgaattatgaCTCCTTTTGTAACTAATTtgttttttattgaaattataTATGATCATTAAAATAACGttgattgtaaaaaaaaaaaaaatcaataattagcATGTGGATAAAAAAACCCGGATTATTTAcgaaatatcatttttttatagatatttttcGTTTAACTCCATCTGAAACTAAATTGATGTAATTAAAGTCCAATAATGCGTTTAATCATCAAATTTTCAGGGATCCCTAGCGACGAATTAGACCCTTAGGATTAAAGAAAATTGAAAACATGGCCAGAATTTGATGTTTCAATTACTACGCTAATTATGAATATATAGTCTCTTTAGCTTAATTAATGACATAAGAGTAGATCTCTTGTGACACTGTCTCACATATCTTTATCCGTAAGCCGAACAAACTCTGgtcatatttattttataataaaaagtaatatttttgtcataaaaaataatattttttcatggatGACCTGATTAGAAGATCTATCTCACAAATTTTACCCACGACACCGTCTCACAAAAATTATGTGATGTCATTAATTAAGAATTCATGTATTATGCCAATTAAAGcgaacaatttttttaaattaaggtGTGCTAAACATATACTCGTTACACACGAAAAACACGATACTTTTGGAGAATACTTCCGTAAGTTCCTCAATTTGTATAAGAAAAAAGAAGTGcacaaaaaattgaaaagttTTCTTTAATTAAAAATCATGGACCATATTCTTTTTCCATTTTGGATTGCTCAATCGAGTGAACAGGAGATGACAATATAGGTTTAAAGGTCATGCTGAAGAGGACAAATGTATTAATGGGGGTGTCCTATCGATGTGTTTATATTGTTTAGTCAATTGCCCCCAACACGTGATAAATAAGCACTGACGTTTTTCTTATGCCTTGCATTAACGAATTTGCCACGAAATACCCAAGAATCAAAAAGTAGGTTTCTCGTTTTTTTGCTTTTGGATCGTCTTTCATcggaaaaaaaaactaaaattaccaaattcaaaatacatatatatatatatatagtactatGCATGGTGAAATTTAATCGTATAAATAACCAAAACCGCAAAGAAAGAGTTTaggtaaaaaaaagaaaagaaaagaaaggcaTAGTACTTGAGAGTCCCTAATCTACTGAGGCCGCAAGAGTTTGCATGTGCATATATGATACGTTATTTAATTCTGTAATTTGTGGCATGCCAGTTGCCTCACAAGTACACGAGTGGGGGGAATATGGTAGTTGAAAGGTATAAAAATCATTGACTACTTGGGCTGTGCATGG
This portion of the Henckelia pumila isolate YLH828 unplaced genomic scaffold, ASM3356847v2 CTG_80:::fragment_1, whole genome shotgun sequence genome encodes:
- the LOC140873629 gene encoding homeobox protein BEL1 homolog produces the protein MAGSSTGYCYSDSSSSGNPNMQTPHLINQSQAFEPNSEIYNLTAGMEMIGFPPKNLHQENSSSVLWRGSFFNKPGNHAGSSSSKVINEPSSSEFYPHDLAAISDMTMNIISPDSFHQNRLMVDDSNLRCVFPCEGNERPSQGLSLSLSSSNPSTIGLQSFELRQQDDLRFGPSSSRSINVQNQPNLMSGFFHFGNSKFLGPAQELLNEFCNLGTKQNDENSKKKFQKNGECHDDESAVKNQSLYSLDLLELQKRKAKLLHMLEEVDRRYKHYCDQMKAVVSSFESVAGNGAATVYSALASRAMSRHFRCLRDGIVSQIKATKKAMGDKDTTAPGTSKGETPRLRLIDQSLRQHRQFQQMSMMETHPWRPQRGLPERSVSVLRAWLFEHFLHPYPSDVDKHILARQTGLSRSQVSNWFINARVRLWKPMVEEMYLEELKDVGDGVAGALDIENLDENESLQNQNLSINEDQKPTHDQLIRIDSDCLSSIINNPEKNNGKKNKTLLQNHQLVQNQPFGGVVADSYGAMELNFSSSYAHHAATGSYVENAATGVHGYAAAGGGVSLTLGLQQHGGVSLSFSPTSQNSIFYPRDHMEDCQTVQYSLLDSESQPLPYRNLMGAQLLHDLAG